The window TTCTCGCGGTCGTAGTCGGAGTCGCTCCGCTCGATCTCGGCGCGGATCTGGTTGACCCGGCTCCGGAGCTGCCCGGCGTCGCCGGCACCGTCCACGATGGTCGTCTCCTCCTTGGTGACGACCACCTTGCGGGCCTTGCCCAGCAGGGACAGGTCCGCGTTCTCCAGCTTGAGGCCGACGTCCTCGCTGACGACCTGGCCACCGGTCAGGACGGCCAGGTCCTGGAGCATCGCCTTGCGGCGGTCGCCGAAGCCGGGAGCCTTGACGGCCACCGACTTGAAGGTGCCCTTGAGCTTGTTCAGGATCAGCGTGGCCAGTGCCTCGGTCTCCACGTCGTCCGCGACCACCAGCAGCGGCTTGCCGGTCTCCATGACTTTTTCCAGCAGGGGCACCAGATCCTTCACCGAGGCGATCTTCGCCGAGGTGAACAGCAGGTAGGGCTCGTCGAGGACGGCGTCCATCCGGTCGGTGTCGGTCACGAAGTGCGCGGACAGGTAGCCCTTGTCGAAGCGCATGCCCTCGGTGAGCTCCAGTTCGAGGCCGAAGGTGTTGCTCTCCTCGACGGTGATGACGCCTTCCTTGCCGACCCGGTCCATGGCCTCGGCGATCAGCTCGCCGATGGTGGGGTCGGCCGCGGAGATCGACGCGGTGGCCGCGATCTGCTCCTTGGTCTCGATCTGGACGGCGGCCTTGTGCAGCTGCTCGACGACGGCCTCGACCGCCTGTTCCATACCGCGCTTCAGCGCGATCGGGTCGGCACCGGCGGCGACGTTGCGCAGCCCCTCGCGGACCAGGGCCTGGGCGAGCACGGTGGCGGTGGTGGTGCCGTCGCCCGCGACGTCGTCGGTCTTCTTGGCGACCTCCTTGACGAGCTCGGCCCCGATCTTCTCCCACGGGTCGTCGAGTTCGATCTCCTTGGCGATGGAGACGCCGTCGTTGGTGATGGTCGGCGCGCCCCACTTCTTGTCGAGCACGACGTTGCGCCCTCGCGGGCCGAGGGTCACCTTGACGGCTTCGGCGAGGATGTTCAAGCCGCGCTCGAGACCGCGGCGGGCGTCCTCGTCGAACGCGATCATCTTGGCCATGGTGCTGGTCCTTTCCGGACGGTGGGCGGTACCTGGCTGGCACTCCGCGGTGCCGAGTGCCAGCCCCACAGTACACAAAAGTGCGTGTACGCAAAATTGCGTTCACGCATGACCGTCGCTAGAGTGAGCGCATGGAACCGGATCAGGACGCGCCGGATCCCGGGCCCCGTCCCGGGTTGCGCGAGCGGAAGAAGCTGGCCACCCGCGAGGCGCTGAGCGTCGCCGCGCTGCGCCTGGCGCTGGAGCGCGGCCCGGACAACGTGCGGGTCGACGACATCGCCGACGCCGCGGGCGTGTCGCCCCGGACCTACAACAACTACTTCTCCAGCCGGGAGCAGGCCATCGTCGCCGCGGTCACGGCCGAGCGGGCGCTGCGGATCGCGGCCGCGCTGCGCGCCCGTCCCGCCACCGAACCCCTGGACCGGGCGGTGATCGAGACGGTCGTCGAGCAGTACACCGGTGAACCGGCCGGCGAGGCACTGACGATGATCACCACGACCCCGCGGCTGCGGGCGGAGTTCATCGAGGCCGCCTCCGCGATCCACTCCCCGCTCGCCGCCGCGCTGGCCGACCGCGTCGGCGATCCCTTCGCCGCCGATGTGCTCGCCGCCGCGGTTTCGGCGGCGGCCCGGGTCGCCCTGCGGCGCTGGGTGAGCCCACCGGCCGGCGAAACACCGGCCGGCGAAACACCGGCCGGCCAGGGATTCCTGGTCGTCGCGGACCGTCCCCTGCCCGAGCTGTTGCGCGAAGCGCTGGACTGCCTCGCCCCCGCCTTGCGGGCGGCCGCGGTGCGCGCTTCTCCGACTTCGCCGGAGCAGTAGTGGGTAGCTACGCCAGCGCCCGGTCCACGAAGGCGAAACCCAGGTCGAGCCGTCCGTTGCCCGGGTCGGTCAGCTTCGCGTCGCGGTACCAGGACTCCGGGGCCTCCGGGTGGGGGCCGGTCACGGCGACCCGGCCGCGGCCGTAGGTCGCGACCGCCGCCGCGATCGTTCCGTTGGTGTAGCGGGCCAGCACCTCGGCCGGGCCGGTGAGGACGAACTGCGGGCCGTCCTGGAAGTACATCGCGTGGCGCCGGCCGGTCCAGTCCACTTCGACCAGGGTGTCCCGGGTGGAGCGGACGTCCGCTCCGCGCGAGGTGACGTACTGCCGGGTGTCGCCGGGCAGCAGCGCGAAGCCCGGCGTCGCGCCCGCGAGGTAGCCGCCCAGGCAGAAGCCGAGGTACCGGCCGCCGTCGTGGACGTACCCCTTGATCACGTCGGCGTGGCGGCGCATCACCCGCCACGCGTCGTCGAGACCGCCGCCGCCCGGCTGGGCGTACAGCGTCGCGCCCGACAGAGCTTCGGTGGTCAACGGGATCTGCTGGTCGGGGCCGCAGTATTCGACCCGGAAACCCTTCGAGTGCGTGCGAAGCAGCGAAGCGACGGCGTCCGAACACGGATCGGTCGCGCCGTCGCCGCGGTAGACGAGGGCCAGCGGCTGGGTGTCCGGACCGCCGCACGCGGCCAGCAGCCCGGCCGCGGCGACGCCCGCCAGGAGCCCCCGGCGGGACACCCCGGTCACGCCGGCTCCAGGACTGGCCGGGCGGCCCGCTGCTTCGCCCGTTTCGCCAACGCCGTGACGAGCGCTTCCAGCGGTCCTTTCCCCGCGGTCGCCCGCCAGGCCAGGCCCACGACGAGCACCGCGGCGACCTGCAGCCAGTACCCGGCGTCCGGGCTGTAGACGTCGTAGTCGGAGTTCAGGAACATGATGTGCGCGGTGTAGAACGTGAGCGTCATGCTCCCGGCCGCGGCCAGCGGCGCTAGGACGGCGGGGCGCACGACCCGGCCGAGCAGCAGCATCAGCCCCAGCAGCGCCATCGCGGACCCGGTGGTGCCGACGAGGTCGGGCGCGGTGCCGGTGTGCGGCGCCGCGACGGCGAGCCACCACGCCGTCGAGGTCGGGGTGGTGCCGTCGCCGCCCAGGTTGAGCAGTTCCGTCGTCTCCGGCACGGTCAGGACGCTGCCGGGCTGCGCGGACCAGATCGCCGTCAGCCCGCCGTAGTGGTTCAGCAGCACCGACGACCCGACCGCCGCGCCGACGGCCAGCGCCACCCCGGTGCCGAGCAGGGCGACGGCGGTCTTGAGCCGGCGCAGCGACAGCCGGCCGATGACGATCCCCGCGCAGAGGTAGACCGTCCACGACAGCGCCGGGTACTCGCCGTTCAGCGTCAGCTCGGTCAGCAGGTTGACCGGATGCGTTGCGGCGTAAAGGAATCCGTGGTTCAGCAGGGTCGGTTCCGGCAGGTGCGGCTGCAGCAGGTGGGTCAGCGGCGGGACGCCGGCCGCGACCGCCAGGCCCACGCCCGCCACCGCCCACGTCGGCAGCAGCACCAGCGGGATCGCGAACAGGAACAGGATCGCGTAGTACGGCAGGATCACCACGGCGAGTTCGGCGTCGGTGTAGCCCAGGGCGAGCCCGATCGCGCCGATCGCGAGCGCGCGCACCGCCAGCATCGCCGCCGTGGCGCGGAAATCGGCCGGCCGCACCCGTTCGCGGCCGGTCATGAACGCGACACCGACCCCGGCGAGCACCGCGAACGTCGCCGCCGCGCGGCCGCCGAAGATCGCGAACGCCACCGAGGGATGGCCCGGCGTGGTCTCTTCGGGCAGCGAGTGCACGGCCATCATACCGAGCAGCGCGATCCCGCGCGTCGCGTCGACCGCGCTCAGCCGGGCCGGGTGGGCGGGCTCGGTCATCTCGCCATCACCGCGTCCACCAGGTCCCGGCCGAGGTCGTGCCCGTAGCGCAGCAGCGGCGGGCGCAAACCACCGTCGGTGTACCAGTCGCGCCGCGCCTCCGGGTGCGGACCGACGACGCCGACGCGCCCCGCGCCGAAGGGCGCGACCAGCGCGGCGACCGTCCCGTTCGGATAGGTCGCCAGCACGTCGGCGGCCTCCGGCCGGTCGAGGACGAACACCGGGCCGTCCTGGAAGTACAGCTTCCGGCGGCGGCCGCGCCAGCGGACCCGCACGACGGCGTCCCCGTCGTGGTCGACGCTCGCGTCTTCGGTGTCGATGTAGCGATCGGTGTCGCCGGGCAGCAGCCCGAACCCGGGCGTCGCGCCGGCGAGGTACCCGCCGAGGCAGAACCCGAGGTACCGGCCGCCGCCGTCGACGTACCCGCGGATGACGTCGCGGTGGCCGCGCAGCTTCCGGTACGCCCGCCCGAGCGTGCCGCCGCCGGGCTGGGCGTAGAGATCGGCCCCTGCCAGCGATTCCGCGCCGAGCGGCAGGTCTTCTTCCGGGCCGGTGAAGCGGACGGTGAAGCCGTGCCGGCTCGACTGCAGCAGCCCGGCGACCGCCTCGGGACAGCCGGGCAGCGCGGCGGGACCGCGGTAGACGAGGGCGAGCTTCACGCCGGGATTCCCTTCGGGAGCAGGGTTTGCGCGGGAATGCCGCGCCAGGAGGTGTGGGAGGCGAGGTGCTCGCCCTTCATCAGCAGCGACAGCGAGCCGAGCGAAACGCCGTCGCCGACCACGGCGTCGTAGAGCACGATCGCGCGGGTGCCGACGGTCGCGCCTGCCCCGACCGTGACCACCGACATCTTCATGACGCGGTCCTCGAACAGGTGGGTCTGCAGCGAGACCTCGGTGCCGACCGCGGCGTCGTCGCCGACGCGCACGAGGTCGAACTCGGTCAGGTAGGTCGTGCCGATCCACGTGCGCCGCCCGATCTTCGCGCCGAACCAGCGCAGCAGGGGCGGCAGCAGCGGCGTGCCGACGAGCATGCCGAGCCCGGCGGGGACCGCCGCCGACTCGTAGAGCCCGGTGACGAACTCGCTGCGCCGCACGAACGGGCTCCACAGCGGCTCGACGCGCGGGGCGTACTCGCCGACGACGTTGCGCTTGGTCGCCGCGCAGAACCCGATGACGCCGAGCCCGGACGCGATCGCCACCAGAGGTGAGGCCAGCGCGGGCACCGGCAGGTCGCGGCCGGCCGCGAGCCCGGACAGCGTCAGCAGGAACAGGTAGAAGCTCAAGCCCAGCAAGGACGCGGGCAGCGTCGCCCGCGCGAACTCGATGGCGAGCCGCTCGCGCACGAGCCGGCGTGGCGGCCGGAACGTCTGCTCCTCCGGGAA of the Amycolatopsis sp. NBC_01488 genome contains:
- the groL gene encoding chaperonin GroEL (60 kDa chaperone family; promotes refolding of misfolded polypeptides especially under stressful conditions; forms two stacked rings of heptamers to form a barrel-shaped 14mer; ends can be capped by GroES; misfolded proteins enter the barrel where they are refolded when GroES binds) gives rise to the protein MAKMIAFDEDARRGLERGLNILAEAVKVTLGPRGRNVVLDKKWGAPTITNDGVSIAKEIELDDPWEKIGAELVKEVAKKTDDVAGDGTTTATVLAQALVREGLRNVAAGADPIALKRGMEQAVEAVVEQLHKAAVQIETKEQIAATASISAADPTIGELIAEAMDRVGKEGVITVEESNTFGLELELTEGMRFDKGYLSAHFVTDTDRMDAVLDEPYLLFTSAKIASVKDLVPLLEKVMETGKPLLVVADDVETEALATLILNKLKGTFKSVAVKAPGFGDRRKAMLQDLAVLTGGQVVSEDVGLKLENADLSLLGKARKVVVTKEETTIVDGAGDAGQLRSRVNQIRAEIERSDSDYDREKLQERLAKLAGGVAVIKAGAATEVELKERKHRIEDAVRNAKAAVEEGIVAGGGVALLQAAQRAFEGLTLSGDEATGAGVVKIAVEAPLRQIAVNAGLEGGVVVEKVKGLPFGHGLNAATGRYEDLLAAGVPDPAKVTRSALQNAASIAALFLTTEAVVADKPEKTAVVPAAPADLDF
- a CDS encoding TetR/AcrR family transcriptional regulator, producing the protein MEPDQDAPDPGPRPGLRERKKLATREALSVAALRLALERGPDNVRVDDIADAAGVSPRTYNNYFSSREQAIVAAVTAERALRIAAALRARPATEPLDRAVIETVVEQYTGEPAGEALTMITTTPRLRAEFIEAASAIHSPLAAALADRVGDPFAADVLAAAVSAAARVALRRWVSPPAGETPAGETPAGQGFLVVADRPLPELLREALDCLAPALRAAAVRASPTSPEQ
- a CDS encoding BPL-N domain-containing protein; the encoded protein is MTGVSRRGLLAGVAAAGLLAACGGPDTQPLALVYRGDGATDPCSDAVASLLRTHSKGFRVEYCGPDQQIPLTTEALSGATLYAQPGGGGLDDAWRVMRRHADVIKGYVHDGGRYLGFCLGGYLAGATPGFALLPGDTRQYVTSRGADVRSTRDTLVEVDWTGRRHAMYFQDGPQFVLTGPAEVLARYTNGTIAAAVATYGRGRVAVTGPHPEAPESWYRDAKLTDPGNGRLDLGFAFVDRALA
- a CDS encoding heparan-alpha-glucosaminide N-acetyltransferase domain-containing protein, which translates into the protein MTEPAHPARLSAVDATRGIALLGMMAVHSLPEETTPGHPSVAFAIFGGRAAATFAVLAGVGVAFMTGRERVRPADFRATAAMLAVRALAIGAIGLALGYTDAELAVVILPYYAILFLFAIPLVLLPTWAVAGVGLAVAAGVPPLTHLLQPHLPEPTLLNHGFLYAATHPVNLLTELTLNGEYPALSWTVYLCAGIVIGRLSLRRLKTAVALLGTGVALAVGAAVGSSVLLNHYGGLTAIWSAQPGSVLTVPETTELLNLGGDGTTPTSTAWWLAVAAPHTGTAPDLVGTTGSAMALLGLMLLLGRVVRPAVLAPLAAAGSMTLTFYTAHIMFLNSDYDVYSPDAGYWLQVAAVLVVGLAWRATAGKGPLEALVTALAKRAKQRAARPVLEPA